The following coding sequences are from one Campylobacter showae CSUNSWCD window:
- a CDS encoding AAA family ATPase yields the protein MHKFKLNKQKIIVILTAILAVLLAVAVGRSQPKSIMYESYEKLLEGDMIASATVNGGELELTTKGGNKYIIVKDGVDMRALVQKVPVDLKKETPVLDEILAVLTLLVICFAGLAVYARFKKQKLAAQNENQKANVYEYDNIAASSVAPAISNVKFDDVAGIKDVKFELSEIVDFLKNPTKYKKFGIKMPKGVLMVGPPGVGKTLVAKAVAGEAGVPFFYQSGASFVQIYVGMGAKRVHELFLKAKAYAPSIIFIDEIDAVGKVRGGNRNDEREATLNQLLTEMDGFEDNSGVIVIAATNRIEMIDEALLRSGRFDRRIFLSMPDFADRVEILKSYLKDKNTSVEAQDVARISVGFSGAALSTLVNEAAINALRRGGEIIEFSDFESVLNKVLLGKRRILSYNDEEKRIQALYQGAKALAAYWFGIEFEKISLVEEQFMRPEREIESRSQMFARIKVCLAGMSALKMVKDDTFSNSNADIQKAREIAQNMVFEYGMGHTFTPSAAEAEELLQEAYAEVGTFLAGMKTQLERISEHIEIYESIDKDALGKIIKEYYN from the coding sequence ATGCACAAATTTAAGCTAAATAAACAAAAGATCATCGTGATTTTGACGGCTATTTTGGCGGTTTTGCTAGCCGTTGCGGTAGGTAGAAGCCAGCCCAAAAGCATAATGTACGAAAGCTACGAAAAGCTGCTAGAAGGCGACATGATCGCAAGCGCGACCGTAAACGGCGGCGAGCTAGAGCTCACGACAAAAGGCGGTAACAAATATATCATCGTGAAAGACGGCGTAGATATGCGTGCTCTAGTGCAAAAAGTGCCAGTCGATCTAAAAAAAGAGACGCCAGTACTGGATGAAATTTTAGCCGTGCTGACGCTGCTTGTTATCTGTTTTGCGGGGCTTGCGGTTTATGCGAGGTTTAAAAAACAAAAGCTCGCTGCTCAAAACGAAAATCAAAAAGCAAACGTCTACGAGTACGATAATATCGCCGCTAGCTCGGTAGCTCCTGCTATCTCAAACGTCAAATTTGACGACGTGGCGGGCATAAAGGACGTCAAATTTGAGCTAAGCGAGATCGTGGATTTTCTAAAAAATCCGACGAAATATAAAAAATTCGGCATCAAAATGCCAAAAGGCGTGCTGATGGTCGGGCCTCCCGGAGTGGGCAAGACGCTAGTGGCAAAGGCCGTCGCGGGCGAGGCGGGAGTGCCGTTTTTTTACCAAAGCGGCGCTAGTTTCGTGCAAATTTACGTCGGCATGGGTGCAAAACGCGTGCATGAGCTGTTTTTAAAAGCTAAAGCCTATGCGCCCTCCATCATCTTTATCGACGAGATCGACGCCGTGGGCAAGGTACGCGGCGGCAACCGAAACGACGAGCGCGAGGCTACGCTAAATCAGCTGCTAACGGAGATGGACGGCTTTGAGGATAACTCGGGCGTCATCGTGATCGCTGCGACTAACCGCATCGAGATGATAGACGAGGCGCTACTGCGCTCGGGGCGATTTGATAGACGAATTTTTCTTTCGATGCCTGATTTTGCCGATAGGGTCGAGATTTTAAAATCCTATCTAAAAGATAAAAACACGAGCGTAGAGGCGCAGGACGTGGCGCGTATCAGCGTCGGTTTTAGCGGGGCGGCGCTTTCTACGCTGGTAAACGAAGCCGCGATAAATGCGCTAAGGCGCGGCGGCGAGATAATCGAATTTAGCGATTTTGAAAGCGTTTTAAACAAAGTCCTGCTCGGTAAAAGAAGGATTTTAAGCTACAACGACGAGGAAAAGCGCATCCAAGCGCTCTATCAGGGCGCAAAGGCTTTGGCTGCGTATTGGTTCGGGATAGAATTTGAAAAAATTTCGCTCGTCGAGGAGCAGTTTATGCGCCCCGAGCGAGAGATAGAGTCGCGCTCGCAGATGTTTGCGCGTATCAAGGTCTGTTTGGCGGGCATGAGCGCGCTAAAGATGGTCAAAGACGATACCTTTTCAAACTCCAACGCCGATATCCAAAAGGCCCGTGAGATAGCGCAAAACATGGTTTTTGAGTACGGCATGGGGCATACTTTTACGCCGAGTGCGGCTGAGGCCGAGGAGCTACTGCAAGAGGCATACGCCGAGGTCGGAACGTTTTTAGCGGGTATGAAAACGCAGCTAGAGCGTATCAGCGAGCATATTGAGATATATGAAAGTATCGACAAAGACGCGCTGGGCAAAATTATCAAAGAGTATTACAACTAA
- the mog gene encoding molybdopterin adenylyltransferase, with protein sequence MKAKIGILTLSDRASEGKYDDLSGAAIKEVLDGWITSEREYFYEVIPDEIELIKERLKQMIDVLGCDLVLTTGGTGPAPRDVTPEATEAVCEKMMPGFGELMRAASLKYVPTAILSRQTAGIRGHALIVNLPGQPKAIRECLEPVFPAIPYCIDLIGGAFIETDESVMKVFRPKQKKIS encoded by the coding sequence ATGAAAGCAAAAATAGGCATATTGACGCTGAGCGACCGCGCTAGCGAAGGCAAATACGACGATCTGTCGGGCGCGGCGATAAAAGAGGTTTTGGATGGCTGGATAACGAGCGAGCGCGAGTATTTTTACGAGGTGATTCCCGATGAGATCGAGCTCATAAAAGAGCGCCTAAAACAAATGATAGACGTGCTAGGCTGCGATCTAGTGCTAACGACGGGCGGCACGGGACCGGCTCCTCGCGACGTGACGCCTGAGGCGACCGAGGCCGTATGCGAAAAGATGATGCCAGGCTTTGGCGAGCTAATGCGCGCAGCCAGCCTAAAATACGTCCCCACAGCGATCCTATCGCGCCAAACGGCCGGCATCAGAGGGCACGCGCTCATCGTAAATTTACCCGGCCAGCCAAAGGCGATCAGAGAGTGCTTGGAGCCCGTATTTCCAGCGATTCCGTACTGCATTGACCTCATCGGCGGCGCATTTATAGAGACTGATGAGAGCGTGATGAAGGTGTTTCGCCCGAAACAAAAGAAAATTTCATAA
- a CDS encoding DedA family protein, with protein sequence MLGDFINFIVQTVGEWGYAGIFLMMFLESSFFPFPSEVAMIPAGYLAHQGQMSLVLAWCAGTAGSLAGAVFNYYLCYFFGRELVLKYGKYVGITKVKMRKFEAFFKRHGEISTFNCRLIPGIRQYISLPAGLAKMNLFKFSLYTTLGAGIWVAILLAVGWYLGKNYDKSAFSHIVVALLAVVGLLTTLYIVYVKRLSKKSKIGAKELE encoded by the coding sequence ATGCTAGGCGATTTTATAAATTTTATCGTCCAAACCGTCGGCGAGTGGGGATATGCGGGCATATTTTTGATGATGTTTTTAGAGAGTTCGTTTTTCCCGTTTCCAAGCGAAGTGGCGATGATACCCGCGGGCTACCTTGCGCACCAAGGGCAGATGAGTCTAGTGCTGGCATGGTGCGCAGGCACGGCTGGCAGTCTCGCAGGAGCAGTGTTTAACTACTATTTATGCTACTTTTTCGGTCGCGAACTCGTACTAAAATACGGCAAATACGTCGGCATCACGAAGGTAAAAATGCGAAAATTTGAGGCGTTTTTCAAAAGACACGGCGAAATTTCGACCTTTAACTGCCGCCTGATCCCGGGCATCCGCCAGTATATCAGCCTGCCTGCTGGCCTTGCCAAGATGAACCTTTTTAAATTTAGCCTCTACACGACTCTTGGTGCGGGCATCTGGGTCGCTATACTACTAGCAGTGGGCTGGTATCTAGGCAAAAACTACGACAAGAGTGCGTTTAGCCACATCGTTGTCGCCCTACTCGCCGTCGTCGGCCTGCTCACTACGCTTTATATCGTTTACGTAAAACGCCTAAGCAAAAAATCAAAAATCGGCGCAAAAGAGCTAGAGTAA
- a CDS encoding MetQ/NlpA family ABC transporter substrate-binding protein, with protein MKVFKILASLALAFNLYAADKDHTIVVAVSPVPHAEIMEFIKPVLAKEGYDLVIKEINDYSIPNLATQDGDLDANFFQHWPYLKNHNETKGTTLITAAAIHLEPLGFYSKKIKNLSELKDGAKVAIAYDPTNGNRALNILQKAGLIELDKSAELATPKDIVKNPKHLNFVELEGAQIPRTLDEVDLAAISTNFVLDIGMNPKKDSLAIEGTESPYANIIAVKAGNENSPKIKALVKAATSPETKEFILKRYDGAILPVF; from the coding sequence ATGAAAGTTTTTAAAATTTTAGCAAGTTTGGCGCTAGCCTTTAACCTCTATGCAGCAGATAAAGATCACACTATCGTAGTAGCCGTCTCGCCTGTACCTCACGCAGAAATCATGGAGTTTATCAAACCCGTCCTAGCAAAAGAGGGCTACGATCTAGTCATCAAAGAGATAAACGACTACTCGATCCCGAATTTAGCGACGCAAGACGGCGATTTGGACGCGAATTTCTTTCAGCACTGGCCGTATCTAAAAAATCATAATGAAACCAAGGGCACGACCTTGATAACTGCCGCAGCGATACATCTCGAGCCGCTGGGCTTCTACTCAAAAAAGATAAAAAACCTAAGCGAGCTAAAAGACGGCGCTAAAGTCGCGATCGCCTACGATCCGACTAACGGCAACCGCGCTCTAAACATCCTGCAAAAAGCTGGCCTCATAGAGCTAGATAAAAGCGCCGAACTCGCCACACCAAAAGACATCGTGAAAAATCCAAAGCACTTAAATTTCGTCGAGCTCGAGGGTGCGCAGATACCTCGCACTCTGGACGAAGTCGATCTAGCCGCCATCAGCACAAACTTTGTCCTTGACATCGGTATGAATCCCAAAAAAGACTCGCTAGCCATCGAGGGCACTGAAAGCCCGTACGCCAACATCATCGCGGTCAAAGCGGGCAACGAAAACAGCCCGAAAATCAAAGCCCTAGTTAAAGCCGCAACCAGCCCGGAGACAAAGGAATTTATCCTAAAAAGATACGATGGAGCGATACTGCCGGTGTTTTGA
- a CDS encoding MetQ/NlpA family ABC transporter substrate-binding protein, with protein sequence MQFSKILLGALLASGLYASDKTITVGASPVPHAEILEEVVKPILEKEGYKLEVKIFNDYVIPNLAVENGELDANYFQGLPYMKSFNKDNGTHIVPTVGVHVEPMGAYSKKIKSLGELKNGDIIAISNNAADSTRSINLLEKAGIVKAKDDEYKSPLDIIENPKNLKFKEMESAQTPRSLDDVALAFINVNYALDVGLQPTKDALILEDKDSPYTNYVATKAGNGNNPKIKALDKAILTPEVKDFIIKRYQGAVIPSF encoded by the coding sequence ATGCAATTTTCAAAAATACTTCTTGGCGCGCTTCTAGCTAGCGGCCTGTATGCTAGCGACAAAACCATCACCGTAGGCGCATCTCCCGTACCTCACGCAGAGATCTTAGAAGAGGTCGTAAAGCCGATACTAGAAAAAGAAGGCTACAAGCTCGAAGTTAAAATCTTTAACGACTACGTGATACCAAACCTCGCCGTCGAAAACGGCGAACTCGACGCAAACTACTTCCAGGGCCTACCGTATATGAAGTCGTTTAACAAAGACAACGGCACCCACATCGTACCAACTGTGGGCGTACACGTCGAGCCTATGGGTGCGTATTCTAAAAAGATAAAAAGCCTTGGCGAGCTAAAAAACGGCGATATCATCGCTATCTCAAACAACGCCGCAGACTCGACCCGCTCTATAAATTTGCTAGAAAAAGCGGGCATCGTAAAGGCTAAAGATGACGAATACAAATCCCCGCTCGATATCATAGAAAACCCGAAAAATCTCAAATTTAAAGAGATGGAGTCCGCACAGACGCCCCGCTCTCTCGATGACGTCGCACTAGCCTTTATCAACGTAAACTACGCCCTAGACGTCGGCCTCCAACCAACCAAAGATGCGCTAATCCTCGAGGATAAAGACAGCCCGTACACCAACTATGTAGCGACTAAGGCCGGCAACGGAAACAACCCAAAAATCAAGGCTTTAGATAAAGCGATACTAACTCCCGAGGTTAAAGACTTTATCATAAAGCGCTATCAAGGCGCGGTTATACCGAGCTTCTGA
- a CDS encoding MetQ/NlpA family ABC transporter substrate-binding protein gives MKNLLKYSLVALSLTVAANAAEKIVVGATPVPHAEILEVVKPILAKDGFTLEIKEFNDYSTPNLATEDGDLDANYFQHLPYLEEFNKNKGTHLVKTVGVHLEPMGVYSKKIKDIKELKDGSTVAIPNDPTNESRALDVLASAGLIKLNDNPLKTPLDITENPKKLKFEEIETAQVPRTLDDVTIAVINTNYALNANLNPTKDALVLESKDSPYTNYVVVKVGKENSPKIKALDKAVTSPEVKKFIEEKYKGAIIPTF, from the coding sequence ATGAAAAATCTACTCAAATACTCTCTAGTCGCTCTAAGCCTAACAGTCGCAGCAAATGCAGCCGAGAAAATCGTCGTAGGCGCTACGCCGGTTCCGCACGCTGAAATTTTAGAAGTCGTAAAACCAATCCTTGCAAAAGATGGCTTTACTCTTGAGATCAAAGAATTTAACGACTACTCTACTCCAAATTTAGCCACCGAAGACGGCGATCTAGACGCTAACTACTTCCAGCACCTGCCGTATCTTGAGGAATTTAACAAAAACAAAGGCACTCATCTAGTTAAAACCGTAGGCGTTCACCTCGAGCCTATGGGTGTTTACTCTAAAAAGATAAAAGATATCAAAGAGCTAAAAGACGGCAGCACCGTAGCGATACCAAACGATCCGACAAACGAGAGCCGCGCACTTGACGTGCTAGCTAGCGCAGGTCTTATCAAGCTAAACGACAACCCTCTAAAAACTCCGCTTGATATCACGGAAAACCCAAAAAAGCTAAAATTTGAAGAGATCGAGACCGCTCAAGTTCCTCGTACGCTAGATGACGTTACTATCGCAGTTATCAACACGAACTACGCTCTAAACGCCAACCTAAACCCGACAAAAGACGCGCTCGTGCTTGAGAGCAAAGATAGTCCGTACACCAACTACGTCGTGGTCAAAGTCGGTAAAGAAAATAGCCCGAAAATCAAAGCTCTAGATAAAGCCGTAACAAGCCCGGAGGTAAAGAAATTCATCGAGGAAAAATATAAAGGCGCGATAATCCCGACGTTTTAA
- a CDS encoding ArsR/SmtB family transcription factor: protein MQYVDILALKSEFMRVLAHPLRIGIVEILGEKKMSVGEICELLNKEQTTVSKHLGVLKNGGILKSEKSGLNVFYSVDICCLPNFLECLKNILEEKAAKNSENARGVIKSLR from the coding sequence ATGCAATATGTTGATATTCTTGCGCTAAAAAGCGAATTTATGAGAGTTTTAGCTCATCCTCTTAGGATTGGGATAGTTGAGATTTTAGGTGAAAAAAAGATGAGCGTAGGTGAAATTTGCGAGCTTTTAAACAAAGAACAAACAACGGTTTCAAAGCATCTTGGGGTATTAAAAAATGGGGGAATTTTAAAAAGCGAGAAGTCCGGACTTAATGTTTTTTACTCGGTTGATATTTGCTGTTTGCCAAATTTTTTGGAATGTTTAAAAAATATTTTAGAGGAAAAAGCAGCCAAAAACTCAGAAAATGCAAGAGGCGTCATAAAAAGTCTAAGATAA
- a CDS encoding permease: MLDLFNQHNIFEFIKFFILYFTEISLLFFCVSFLVFIVSEKFSQKLKKHLISTRISSFIKAFLVGAITPFCSCSTIPLLNGFLKSGVSLGVSSVFLLSSPLVNPVILTLLFMSFGFKFGIIYFTVIFISSLAFGLLLSKADQNLFLKDDFLKPKFSPNNPTKSFVFTPVNQTQACSCKDIKNSKNIYKMALLNSVKEYKKLFYYILLAMFIGAAMHGFVPQKLISNYLGSSDITSIFISAFFGILLYVRVEALVPIGLALLTSGASAAAFGAFVITAAGVSLPEIILLNRFFKPKFMAIFIAFILCVALAFAMFLKSFF; encoded by the coding sequence ATGCTCGATCTTTTTAATCAACACAATATATTTGAGTTTATCAAATTTTTCATACTTTATTTTACAGAGATTTCACTACTATTTTTTTGCGTCTCTTTTTTAGTATTTATCGTATCTGAAAAATTTAGTCAAAAACTCAAAAAACACCTTATAAGCACAAGAATTTCAAGCTTTATCAAGGCGTTTTTGGTTGGCGCAATTACGCCGTTTTGTTCGTGCTCTACTATACCGCTTTTAAATGGGTTTTTAAAAAGCGGCGTATCGCTTGGCGTTAGTAGCGTATTTTTGTTAAGCTCTCCGCTTGTTAATCCTGTAATTTTAACGCTTCTTTTTATGAGCTTTGGGTTTAAATTTGGCATTATTTATTTTACAGTCATTTTCATCTCATCGCTTGCTTTTGGTCTTTTGTTATCAAAAGCAGATCAAAATCTATTTTTAAAAGATGATTTTTTAAAACCAAAATTTAGCCCAAACAATCCAACTAAAAGTTTTGTTTTTACACCCGTTAATCAGACGCAAGCTTGTTCTTGCAAGGATATAAAAAATAGTAAAAATATTTACAAAATGGCGCTTTTAAACTCGGTAAAAGAGTATAAAAAGCTATTTTATTACATACTGCTTGCGATGTTTATCGGCGCCGCTATGCACGGATTTGTTCCGCAAAAGCTTATCTCAAACTATCTTGGTTCTAGCGACATCACCTCGATATTTATTTCGGCATTTTTTGGAATTTTACTCTATGTTAGAGTAGAAGCGCTAGTGCCAATTGGCTTAGCGCTTCTTACCTCGGGTGCTAGCGCGGCCGCATTTGGAGCGTTTGTAATAACGGCGGCAGGGGTTAGCCTGCCGGAAATCATACTTCTTAATAGGTTTTTTAAGCCAAAATTTATGGCAATTTTTATCGCTTTTATCTTATGTGTAGCATTAGCATTTGCAATGTTTTTAAAATCATTTTTTTGA
- a CDS encoding methionine ABC transporter permease, translating into MFGIDFSKFPDVFERILLPAIGETLYMSVVSTLLAFLIGLVPAILLVLSAQDGLKPNKPLFIALDITVNTLRSFPFIILIIVLFPLTRLIVGTSIGTTAAIVPLTIGAAPFVARLIENALKEVDKGIIEAAQSFGSSKFQIIFRVMFVEALPGIISAFTLTLIVNIGFSAMAGAVGGGGLGSVAINYGYQRFRPDIMLYTVVILIIMVQIFQILGNYLYKISKK; encoded by the coding sequence ATGTTTGGCATAGATTTTTCTAAATTTCCCGACGTTTTCGAGCGCATTTTGCTACCGGCTATCGGCGAGACGCTTTATATGAGCGTGGTTTCGACGCTTTTAGCGTTTCTCATAGGTCTAGTGCCCGCTATCTTGCTCGTTCTTTCCGCGCAGGACGGTCTAAAGCCAAACAAGCCGCTATTTATCGCGCTTGATATCACGGTAAATACGCTAAGGAGCTTTCCTTTTATCATCCTCATCATTGTGCTTTTCCCGCTCACGCGCCTGATCGTGGGCACCAGTATCGGCACGACTGCTGCGATCGTTCCGCTAACTATCGGAGCGGCTCCCTTTGTCGCAAGGCTCATTGAAAATGCGCTAAAAGAGGTTGATAAAGGCATCATCGAAGCTGCGCAAAGCTTTGGTAGCTCAAAATTTCAGATCATTTTTCGCGTGATGTTTGTTGAGGCGCTTCCTGGCATCATCTCGGCATTTACACTAACGCTTATCGTAAATATCGGCTTTTCGGCGATGGCTGGCGCAGTTGGCGGTGGCGGACTAGGATCTGTCGCTATAAACTACGGCTATCAGAGATTTCGCCCAGATATCATGCTTTATACCGTGGTTATTCTCATCATAATGGTGCAAATTTTTCAAATTTTAGGCAACTATCTCTATAAAATTTCAAAAAAATGA
- a CDS encoding methionine ABC transporter ATP-binding protein: protein MIKIENLKKFYGKTCVIDDVSLEVKQGEIFAIVGHSGAGKSTLLRCINGLEDYQSGSLKVFDKEISALRDRELRELRRDVGMIFQHFALMARKTAFENVATPLKFWGYSDSDIKKRVSELLELVGLANKAASYPGELSGGQKQRVAIARALALSPKILLSDEATSALDPNTTNSILELLKQINQTLNISVVLVTHEMEVVKSIARRAVLLESGKIIGSGTIEELFLKPDEKMKEFLGEDEILPSEGVNIRLFFPKEVAQNSVITHMARTLNIDFNIVWGKLEKLNENVLGSLVINVDPKDEARVTEYIKQSGVLWEVA from the coding sequence GTGATAAAGATAGAAAATTTAAAGAAATTTTACGGCAAGACATGCGTGATCGACGATGTGAGCCTAGAGGTGAAACAGGGCGAAATTTTTGCCATCGTCGGCCACAGCGGCGCGGGTAAAAGTACGCTGCTGCGCTGCATAAACGGCCTAGAGGACTATCAAAGCGGCAGCCTAAAGGTATTTGACAAAGAAATTTCGGCGCTAAGAGATAGAGAACTAAGAGAGCTTAGGCGCGACGTGGGGATGATATTTCAGCACTTTGCGCTGATGGCTAGAAAAACGGCGTTTGAAAACGTCGCGACTCCGCTTAAATTTTGGGGTTACTCAGACAGCGATATCAAAAAAAGAGTGAGCGAACTACTAGAACTCGTAGGTCTTGCAAACAAGGCGGCAAGCTACCCGGGCGAACTAAGCGGCGGGCAAAAACAACGAGTCGCTATCGCCCGCGCGCTTGCGTTAAGTCCCAAAATTTTACTCTCCGACGAGGCGACCTCGGCACTTGATCCAAACACGACAAATTCTATACTCGAGCTTTTAAAACAGATCAATCAAACGCTAAATATCAGCGTCGTTTTGGTCACGCACGAGATGGAGGTCGTAAAAAGCATCGCGCGCCGCGCAGTGCTACTAGAAAGCGGCAAGATAATCGGTAGCGGCACGATTGAGGAGCTATTTTTAAAGCCAGATGAAAAGATGAAGGAATTCCTCGGCGAGGATGAAATTTTGCCGAGCGAGGGCGTAAATATCAGGCTCTTTTTCCCAAAAGAAGTCGCGCAAAACAGCGTCATCACGCATATGGCGCGCACGCTAAACATCGACTTTAACATCGTCTGGGGCAAGCTTGAAAAGCTAAACGAAAACGTACTTGGCTCGCTCGTCATCAACGTCGATCCAAAAGACGAAGCGCGCGTGACCGAGTATATCAAGCAAAGCGGCGTATTGTGGGAGGTGGCGTGA
- a CDS encoding diaminopimelate dehydrogenase, translated as MSEKIKIAVLGYGNLGRGVELAAQNSKDLELLAVFSRRNPIEVKTCGAPVFSADEILAHKGEFDVLVLCGGSATDLPTQTPEFAKEFNVVDSFDTHAKIPEHFAAVDAAAKKGGNVGIIAVGWDPGLFSLNRLFGESVLENGSSYTFWGKGVSQGHSDAIRRIEGVVDARQYTVPIESALERVRAGENPNLTTREKHLRECYVVAEEGADKARIEKEIKTMPNYFADYDTSVHFVSLETLKKEHGGIPHGGFVLRSGATDERGENKHLIEFSLKLDSNPEFTASVLVAYARAAYRLAQRGESGAFSVFDIAPALLSPKSADELRREIL; from the coding sequence ATGAGCGAAAAAATAAAAATAGCAGTTTTAGGATATGGAAATTTAGGTCGCGGCGTAGAGCTTGCTGCGCAAAATAGCAAGGATTTAGAGCTTTTGGCAGTTTTTAGTCGCAGAAATCCAATCGAAGTAAAAACATGCGGCGCACCTGTATTTAGCGCGGATGAAATTTTAGCGCACAAGGGCGAATTTGACGTTTTAGTTCTTTGCGGCGGTAGCGCGACGGATCTGCCGACTCAGACGCCCGAGTTTGCAAAGGAATTTAACGTCGTCGATAGCTTCGATACGCACGCGAAAATCCCTGAGCACTTCGCCGCGGTAGACGCCGCCGCTAAAAAAGGCGGAAACGTAGGCATCATCGCCGTTGGCTGGGATCCGGGGCTATTTTCTTTAAATAGACTATTTGGCGAGAGTGTGCTAGAAAACGGCAGCAGCTACACGTTTTGGGGCAAAGGCGTGAGTCAAGGCCACTCAGACGCTATCCGCAGGATCGAGGGCGTCGTGGATGCGCGCCAATACACCGTACCGATAGAAAGCGCCTTGGAGCGAGTCCGCGCGGGCGAAAACCCAAATTTAACTACGCGCGAAAAACACCTGCGCGAGTGCTATGTCGTAGCCGAAGAGGGCGCCGATAAAGCGCGCATCGAAAAAGAGATAAAAACGATGCCCAATTACTTCGCCGACTACGACACGAGCGTGCATTTCGTAAGTCTTGAAACGCTCAAAAAGGAGCATGGCGGCATCCCTCACGGAGGATTTGTTTTGCGAAGCGGAGCGACGGACGAGCGCGGCGAAAACAAACATTTGATCGAGTTTTCGCTAAAGCTTGACTCAAATCCCGAATTTACCGCTAGTGTGCTCGTTGCCTACGCCAGAGCAGCCTATCGTTTGGCGCAAAGAGGTGAGAGTGGCGCATTTAGTGTGTTTGACATCGCTCCGGCGCTTCTTTCGCCAAAGAGCGCCGATGAGCTACGGCGTGAAATTTTATAA